One Bacillota bacterium genomic region harbors:
- a CDS encoding SPOR domain-containing protein: protein MRREPGSSPRRRRGLRPKLPVAAFFVAFGLVAVFSGYFLGKFLVNALVASDLRLPGDSGQPVAGDAPAAAPTDKNVVHLPSISMHRLQLGVFSSPSNAQELAERVKSLNLPAGVVGQDPYRVVGGYFSTKEAGQRAAAQYTAKGFEVFVAPVDVGGGTLEVRGLPAEFEQALSAAFGEVGTVLEVESGLWDDLVLGQQAAVEVLSGLESGVRQANLDLSAVEPPSGWEMTHSMAKSLLDLALRNVVELKAYQEKADPSHYANAGVYFVQMVSAYEDLLNQAVMAAGS, encoded by the coding sequence GTGCGCAGGGAACCAGGATCGAGCCCCAGGAGAAGAAGAGGCCTTAGACCCAAACTTCCGGTGGCTGCCTTCTTCGTTGCCTTCGGCCTGGTAGCGGTGTTCAGCGGTTACTTCCTGGGGAAGTTCCTCGTCAACGCCCTAGTCGCCTCCGACTTGCGCTTGCCAGGCGACAGCGGGCAGCCCGTGGCCGGCGACGCTCCCGCGGCCGCACCCACGGACAAGAACGTGGTTCACCTCCCCTCCATCAGCATGCACCGGTTGCAGCTGGGGGTTTTCTCCTCACCTAGTAACGCCCAGGAGTTGGCGGAACGTGTAAAATCGCTGAACCTCCCCGCGGGAGTGGTGGGCCAGGATCCCTACCGGGTAGTAGGAGGCTACTTCAGTACCAAGGAGGCGGGGCAGAGGGCAGCTGCGCAGTACACCGCCAAGGGCTTTGAGGTGTTTGTGGCTCCCGTTGATGTTGGCGGAGGGACCCTGGAGGTCCGAGGCCTGCCAGCCGAATTCGAGCAGGCTCTCTCAGCGGCCTTCGGGGAGGTGGGCACGGTGCTGGAGGTTGAGTCAGGCCTATGGGATGACCTGGTTCTGGGACAGCAGGCTGCCGTGGAGGTACTTTCGGGTCTGGAAAGCGGTGTACGCCAGGCGAACCTGGACCTCTCAGCGGTGGAGCCCCCTTCCGGCTGGGAGATGACCCACAGCATGGCCAAGAGCCTTCTGGACCTCGCCCTCAGAAATGTGGTTGAGTTGAAAGCCTACCAGGAAAAAGCTGACCCTTCACATTACGCTAACGCTGGCGTATACTTTGTTCAGATGGTATCGGCCTACGAAGACCTGCTAAACCAGGCGGTCATGGCGGCGGGAAGTTAG
- a CDS encoding protease complex subunit PrcB family protein codes for MKTRHLNPRWQGEPMTFLEPTCLVFDSAEEMLRAYAAPSCIPRRVFQGHVVLAFHRGLCRTGGHFVRILSLAREGGEVTVRVQYSDPKPGDFVTLVFTYPFDMVQIPRSSLRRDDGRKDLLFRVVDSGGREVCRREVSID; via the coding sequence TTGAAGACCAGACACCTTAACCCCAGATGGCAAGGGGAGCCCATGACCTTCCTTGAGCCGACCTGTCTCGTATTCGACTCGGCCGAGGAGATGCTGAGGGCTTATGCGGCGCCTAGCTGCATCCCCCGAAGGGTTTTCCAGGGCCATGTGGTGCTGGCCTTTCACAGGGGGCTCTGCAGGACCGGAGGGCACTTTGTGAGGATCTTAAGCCTTGCCAGGGAAGGCGGTGAGGTGACAGTAAGGGTCCAGTACAGTGATCCCAAGCCGGGCGACTTCGTAACCCTGGTTTTCACCTATCCGTTTGACATGGTCCAGATCCCCAGGTCGTCGTTGCGTCGGGACGACGGTCGAAAAGACCTGCTATTCCGGGTAGTTGACAGTGGGGGTAGGGAAGTGTGCAGGCGGGAGGTAAGCATTGACTAG
- a CDS encoding folylpolyglutamate synthase/dihydrofolate synthase family protein, whose product MNYREAREYLDALSKFGSILGLDRMTGLMERLGNPHHNLQFVHVAGTNGKGSVTAMTSSILQASGLKVGRYISPYLEDFTERIAVNSRNISEDRVAQILTRTEPEVEAMARAGQQPTEFEVITAMGFLYFLEERCDIVCLEVGLGGRFDATNVIRDPLVSAITEIGMDHMDRLGKTLGKIAREKAGIIKPGSPVVSAPQKPSALKVLEGTSRKTGSRLFLGGRDITWRERHSGIDGQTVDYAGLLGDYPEVRIPLLGRHQQENAAVALGSVECLLSRGYEVSPKAIYEGFAKTSWPGRLEVMARDPLVVIDGAHNLDGILRLAETVRTVLPHRRLVLVLGVLTDKDVEGMIKALVPVTSYAVTTRPASLRSMDPVTLAGMLGRQGLEAKAIEDIPRALDCALDCAGPEDMVLVAGSIYLAGPARTYLRSKTQELSGTQRIYL is encoded by the coding sequence ATGAACTATCGTGAGGCCCGGGAATACCTGGACGCGTTGTCGAAGTTCGGGAGCATTCTTGGTCTGGACAGAATGACCGGTCTCATGGAGAGACTGGGCAACCCCCACCACAACCTGCAGTTTGTTCACGTGGCTGGCACCAATGGTAAGGGCTCCGTGACAGCCATGACCTCCTCGATCCTCCAAGCCAGCGGCCTCAAGGTGGGCAGGTACATTTCTCCCTACCTGGAAGACTTCACTGAACGGATTGCGGTGAACTCCCGCAACATAAGCGAGGACCGGGTGGCCCAGATCCTCACCAGGACAGAGCCCGAGGTAGAGGCCATGGCAAGGGCCGGGCAGCAACCCACCGAGTTCGAAGTGATCACAGCCATGGGTTTCCTGTACTTCCTAGAGGAACGGTGTGACATCGTCTGCCTGGAGGTCGGGCTGGGAGGACGCTTCGATGCCACCAATGTCATCCGGGATCCCCTGGTGTCGGCCATAACGGAGATTGGGATGGACCACATGGACAGGCTGGGGAAGACCCTAGGGAAGATCGCCCGGGAGAAGGCAGGCATCATCAAACCCGGCAGTCCCGTGGTTTCGGCTCCGCAGAAACCCAGTGCCCTGAAGGTCCTGGAAGGCACTTCCCGGAAGACGGGCTCCAGGCTATTCCTAGGGGGCCGGGACATCACGTGGAGGGAGAGGCACTCAGGGATCGATGGGCAGACCGTGGACTATGCCGGCCTCCTTGGAGACTATCCCGAGGTGAGGATCCCCCTCTTAGGACGCCACCAGCAAGAGAATGCCGCCGTGGCCCTGGGTTCCGTGGAGTGCCTTCTCTCCAGGGGTTACGAGGTATCCCCCAAGGCGATATATGAGGGATTTGCGAAGACATCTTGGCCTGGCCGGCTTGAAGTGATGGCCCGGGATCCCCTAGTCGTCATAGACGGCGCCCATAACCTTGACGGAATACTCAGGCTGGCCGAGACAGTCCGGACTGTCCTACCCCATAGACGGCTCGTGCTGGTCCTGGGGGTTCTCACCGACAAGGACGTGGAGGGAATGATCAAGGCCCTGGTTCCCGTGACCTCATATGCGGTAACCACAAGGCCTGCCAGCCTCAGGTCGATGGATCCCGTCACCCTGGCGGGCATGCTGGGAAGGCAAGGCCTGGAGGCGAAGGCGATAGAGGATATTCCCAGGGCCCTGGACTGCGCCCTGGACTGCGCTGGGCCTGAGGACATGGTGCTGGTGGCAGGCTCCATCTACCTGGCGGGTCCCGCCAGGACCTACCTAAGATCCAAAACCCAAGAATTATCGGGCACTCAGAGAATATATCTCTAG